Within the Methanobrevibacter thaueri genome, the region TGCCTTATAATCCTCCAATGAATACCATTTGTCCCGGTAAATACCATATAATCTTGTTCCGTCACTAGTTGGTTCTTGATACTCCAAATCAAATCCAAGATTATTTAATATATAAAGGATTTGGCCTTTAAGGTTATCCTTATTGTTAATATCCTTATATAAGACAATGTTATTAAATATAGAGTTGAATCTGCTTCCAAAGTCAGTTCCATAAAATTCAATAATGTCTTCAAATGCAGTTCCCCTTTTTGTGAGTGTAAAGTATGTGACTATTTCCTCATTGGTAAATCCGTCAAATATCTTTACCCCATTAATAACATTTTTCTTCAATAAGTCAATAGAAGTTGATGTTGAACTTAATTTTCCAGAAGGAGGTTCGAGAATTAAAAATATGTCCTTTTGCGCTAAAGCAGGATAATTTCCGATGAGACTTGTCAAAACAGCATCCACATCAGTACTAATCCACTCGCCAATGAATGCATCTGAATTATCAATTAATGCATACAATTCATCTTCAGGCATATCTTTGATTTGTTCCCCACTTCTAATAACCAAATTTACATCCAAACCATTATCAAGTAGCTCTCTAGCAGCAGTATCCAGAATATTTGTTCCGGAATTGTCACTAATAAAGAAAATGGTTTTTTTACCGGACCCTTGAGAAGATAAAATCTCTTTAGAAGAATCACTTACCTCAGTATAACTATCTAAAGCAAGATTATCATTAGAATTATCACTTTCGTCTTCCTCTGAAACATCTAGATTATCATCAACTTGAATTGTTGAATTTTTATTTTCAACAGCTAATTCACTAACATCATTTCCAACACTTATGTCAGATGAATCTTCAATTGAAATGCAATCTGTTTGATTAACTGATTCAGCCGAAATTGCAAGCATTGTAAATGACAATAGAATAATCAAAGCGAATGATAATATAGAAAATTTCTTTATGCCAAATTTCTGCATAATAATTAATCCCCAAATTATGCATGATAATAAATCATAACCATCTATTATCAAAATAGTATATGTTTATAATAATTAATAAATATTTTTGAATGAGTAATACTTTATTTGTAAAAAAACTGAAAAAAGTAATACTTTTAAAAAAAATGAAATAGAGAAATTAATCTCTATTTTTTTACGGTTAATTTTTTGCTTACTGTGTCTTTACTGTATGTGACTTTGTATGTGTATTTTTTGCCTGCTTTAAGTTTTTTAAGAATGTTTTTCTTAATGGTGAATGTTGCCACACCTTTTTTATTGGTTTTAGCTTTTAAAGTTTTTCCATTGATTTTAAGTTTAAGTGTTTTGCCTTTGAGGTACTTTCCGTTGACTTTTTTAAGGGAAACTTTAATTTTGAGCTTTTTAGCAGATTTTTTGACTTTTTTGTTGGAAGCTTTAATAATGCTGTTAACTTTGACATTATTTGTTACTTTAATGCCATCGTAAGATGCGCTGACAGTGTATTTGCCTGGGTTTAAACTAAGTTTAACCTTAGCAACACCATTTTTATCAGTATTTGCAGAAACAACTTTACCATTAACAGTAAATTTAACAGTTTTACCAGCTAATGCTTTACCATCCTGAGTAACTTTAACAGAGTAATATTGATTACTGGTATAAAGCATAGTAACATCCTTTGCTGTTAAAACTACTTTAGGTTTTGATTTTTCTACAACTAAAATTTGCTGTAAAGCTAAAATTCCCCCTCCGGTAGAAATAAAACCGACAGTGTTTGAACCTTTAATCAAACTAGTCACATCACTACTGAAATACTGAAGAGAATGGGCATTATCCCCACTCCAAACGTTACTGTAAACATTATCATTAAAAGTCAAATCAGCTAGATTATCTTTAGCGTTAGCTGCAAAGACATACCATTTGGCAGATTTAAGTTTGTCTATGTTAACATTAATATTATCAGTAATGTTTACAGACCTATCCGCTTTGTTATAACTTGTTTTGGATAATATATCAGCACCGTTTTTAATATAAATATTTTTTAAATTGCCATCACTTTCATTATATAATCCAATTAATGCCGGAGGATAGAGTGCAGCGTAAGTGCCGTTCACTTTAATTAAGTCAAGAGAATTAGATCCGTCCTTAATTAAATCTGAAACATCATAAATTATAACTCCATACCAGGACAAGCCATAAGAACCTAAGTTTGTCTTATCCCTATATTTACCGACAATACGGTTAGAAATATCAACATTATTAAAAGTCATGTTGAAAACCGGAAAACCTGCCGGAGTTTTATCATAATTATATGAAATATACAATAGGCCATTTACAAAAACAGAATTTTTTGGTAAATTTAAAGTAAACTCATAAGATTTATTGGCTGCAAGCTCATCACTTCCGAAATATGCATCAGCACCTAAAACATCGATTAAAACATTGCCTGTTACTGTTGTATTCAAATTGAATTCTAAATCATCAGTTGGATAAGCAAAATCCTTGTTTAAATAACCGTTATACCTGATAGGAACGGTAATATTGCTTTTTGCAAGTAAAACATTCTCATCATAAACTTCAACAGTATAGGTTACATGATTATTTATTGCACCGGCTAAGGTGGACTCATCAATAACTCTAACTGTTGGGTCAATTAAACTGATTTCGTTTAATGAATCCTTTAATTTCATAGTTTGAGTTGAGACGATATTTCCATCTGCCAATAATTTAACAATATAATTACCATCATAATTAGCATTTATTGATGCTGTAATTACATTATTGGTTCCTGCATATGCAGTATTTGAATACTCTGTGGCAATTTTTGAAACGGTAACCTTTGTATCTTCCAATGTTGTTACAAGAAGTTGATGAAATGCAACAACAGTAGTGGTTGTTGCAACAAAACTAATATTATTTGATTCCTTGATAATTGAAGTTACATTTGCTTGATACATATCCATTGTTTCACTGTTACCGTCATAAACATTTTCAAAAGTATGATTGTTAAATACCAAATTGGCATCACGTGAATGAGCACTTCCTGCAAAAACATACCACATTGCTTCAGTGACCTTATCCATTGAAATATCTACTTTACTATCTGCTTTAATTGGTCTGTTTCCGTCATTATAGTCATTATATAATAAATCCATACCATTTCCAAAGTAGACATTTTTATAAGATGCTCCTGGTTTTTCATACAATGTCACAACAGAACTTGAATATAGTGCAGTTGAACATCCTCTATTTACAACAATTGTATTCTGTTTATCAGGTCTAGTTAAATCTGTAATATTATATCCTAGCAAACCATATTTTAATGCACCCCATGTAGAACCCATATTGGCTAAATCAAGGGAAGACCAAAGGAGCCTATCTGAAATATCCACATTATTGAAAGATACATCCAATAGTGGAAAACGATTATTCAAATCATCCGGAGTGTGATCCCAGTTATACAGAATGTATAAATATGATTCTGTTATTTTTCCCCCACTCAATCTGAGATTAAATGATTCGCTTCTTGAACCTGTAGATGCTCCGCTATAAGTATTTGAGTTGAAACTATAGAAAACCACATCACCCTTAACTGATGTAGAGTAAGACCAATCCCATGATTCGGATTTTGGATATGCATAATCCTTACCCAAATATCCGTTATACATAACATCAGCGATGATTGAATTTTGTGTGATTAATGTATCCATCTGATAAATCTGAACTGTATAATTGACTTTTTTATTATCTGCACCCCTTACAGTAGTTTCATCAATTGGCCTAATTGTAGGATCATTTAATTTGAACTTTTGATTGCCTGCAGTTAACTGAACATCTAATGAATCAACTACCTGATTATCCGCTAACAGCTTAATAGTAAAATTATCTTCAACATCAGAGTTGATTGTTACTGTCAATACATTAAATGTTCCCGGAAAACAGATATAGTCAGCAGGATATTCTGTACTTATCTTACTAACAGATACTGCTGAACCCTGAGTTTGCTTTTCACTAGATGAATCTGAACTTAATGTATTTTTACTGGACGGTTCATCTGATGAGGAAATATCATCAGTTATAATATTAGAATTAATTGATGAATTATCATTTTCAGATAAACCAATATAATAATCTTTTGAATTATCTATCTCTTCAGTTACTGCCATATCATCAATATTTTGAAAAGTGTCATTAGTATTCACTGAATCCTGAGCCACAACGCAACTAAGAGAAATCATCATGAAAAATATGAAAATCAATAAAAGAGAATATTTTTTCATTAAAATAACCACCTTCAAACAATTTAAAAAAAAAAAAGATTAAAAATAGAGATATTATTCAATCTCTATTTTTTTACGGTTAATTTTTTACTTACTGTGTCTTTACTGTATGTGACTTTGTAAGTGTATTTTTTGCCTGCTTTAAGTTTTTTAAGAATGTTTTTCTTAATGGTGAATGTTGCTGCACCTTTTTTATTGGTTTTCGCTTTTAAAGTTTTTCCGTTAATTTTAAGTTTGAGGGTTTTGCCTTTGAGGAATTTTCCGTCAACTTTTTTAAGGGAAACTTTAATTTTGAGTTTTTTAGCAGATTTTTTGACTTTTTTGTTGGAAGCTTTTATGATGCTGTTAACTTTGACATTATTTGTTACTTTAATGCCGCCGTAAGATGCGCTGACAGTGTATTTGCCTGGGTTTAAACTAAGTTTAACCTTAGCAACACCATTTTTAT harbors:
- a CDS encoding DUF3344 domain-containing protein, with product MKKYSLLLIFIFFMMISLSCVVAQDSVNTNDTFQNIDDMAVTEEIDNSKDYYIGLSENDNSSINSNIITDDISSSDEPSSKNTLSSDSSSEKQTQGSAVSVSKISTEYPADYICFPGTFNVLTVTINSDVEDNFTIKLLADNQVVDSLDVQLTAGNQKFKLNDPTIRPIDETTVRGADNKKVNYTVQIYQMDTLITQNSIIADVMYNGYLGKDYAYPKSESWDWSYSTSVKGDVVFYSFNSNTYSGASTGSRSESFNLRLSGGKITESYLYILYNWDHTPDDLNNRFPLLDVSFNNVDISDRLLWSSLDLANMGSTWGALKYGLLGYNITDLTRPDKQNTIVVNRGCSTALYSSSVVTLYEKPGASYKNVYFGNGMDLLYNDYNDGNRPIKADSKVDISMDKVTEAMWYVFAGSAHSRDANLVFNNHTFENVYDGNSETMDMYQANVTSIIKESNNISFVATTTTVVAFHQLLVTTLEDTKVTVSKIATEYSNTAYAGTNNVITASINANYDGNYIVKLLADGNIVSTQTMKLKDSLNEISLIDPTVRVIDESTLAGAINNHVTYTVEVYDENVLLAKSNITVPIRYNGYLNKDFAYPTDDLEFNLNTTVTGNVLIDVLGADAYFGSDELAANKSYEFTLNLPKNSVFVNGLLYISYNYDKTPAGFPVFNMTFNNVDISNRIVGKYRDKTNLGSYGLSWYGVIIYDVSDLIKDGSNSLDLIKVNGTYAALYPPALIGLYNESDGNLKNIYIKNGADILSKTSYNKADRSVNITDNINVNIDKLKSAKWYVFAANAKDNLADLTFNDNVYSNVWSGDNAHSLQYFSSDVTSLIKGSNTVGFISTGGGILALQQILVVEKSKPKVVLTAKDVTMLYTSNQYYSVKVTQDGKALAGKTVKFTVNGKVVSANTDKNGVAKVKLSLNPGKYTVSASYDGIKVTNNVKVNSIIKASNKKVKKSAKKLKIKVSLKKVNGKYLKGKTLKLKINGKTLKAKTNKKGVATFTIKKNILKKLKAGKKYTYKVTYSKDTVSKKLTVKK